In Janthinobacterium sp. 67, a genomic segment contains:
- the xsc gene encoding sulfoacetaldehyde acetyltransferase, with the protein MTDQKAAAAAAIPTGPQKMTPSEAFVETLAANGVTDMFGIMGSAFMDPMDIFAPAGIRLIPVVHEQGAGHMADGYARVSGRHGVVIGQNGPGISNCVTAIAAAYWAHTPVVIITPETGTMSMGLGGFQEANQLPMFEEFTKYQGHVTHPARMAEYTGRCFDRAMSEMGPTQLNIPRDYFYGEIKAEIPKPNRLDRGAGGEQSLNDAAELLAKAKFPVIISGGGVVMGDAIDECKALAERLGAPVVNSYLHNDSFPASHPLWCGPLGYQGSKAAMKLIAQADVVVALGSRLGPFGTLPQHGMDYWPKNAKIIQIDADNKMLGLVKKISVGICGDAKAAAKAILARLDGKSLDCDATRDERYATVQAEKAAWEEELTNWTHEKDAYSLDMIEEQKKEPGNYLHPRQVLRELEKAMPEDVMVSTDIGNINSVANSYLRFEKPRSFFAAMSFGNCGYAFPTIIGAKVAAPHRPAVSYAGDGAWGMSLMETMTCVRHNIPVTAVVFHNRQWGAEKKNQVDFYNRRFVAGELDNQSFAEIARAMGAEGITVDKLEDVGPALKKAIDMQMNEGKTTIIEIMCTRELGDPFRRDALSKPVRHLDKYKDYV; encoded by the coding sequence ATGACCGACCAAAAAGCCGCCGCCGCAGCGGCCATCCCCACCGGCCCGCAAAAGATGACGCCTTCCGAAGCGTTCGTGGAAACCCTGGCCGCCAATGGCGTGACCGACATGTTCGGCATCATGGGCTCGGCCTTCATGGACCCGATGGATATCTTCGCCCCCGCCGGCATCCGGCTGATCCCCGTCGTGCACGAGCAGGGCGCCGGCCACATGGCCGACGGTTATGCCCGCGTCTCGGGCCGCCATGGCGTCGTCATCGGCCAGAACGGCCCCGGCATCAGCAATTGCGTCACCGCCATCGCGGCCGCCTACTGGGCGCATACGCCCGTCGTCATCATCACGCCGGAGACGGGCACGATGAGCATGGGCCTGGGCGGCTTCCAGGAAGCGAACCAGCTGCCGATGTTCGAGGAATTCACGAAGTACCAGGGTCACGTGACCCATCCGGCCCGCATGGCCGAATACACGGGCCGTTGTTTTGACCGCGCCATGTCCGAAATGGGCCCGACCCAGCTGAACATCCCGCGCGACTATTTTTATGGCGAAATCAAGGCCGAGATCCCGAAACCTAACCGCCTGGACCGCGGCGCCGGCGGCGAACAAAGCCTCAATGACGCGGCCGAATTGCTGGCGAAAGCCAAGTTCCCCGTGATTATCTCCGGCGGGGGCGTCGTCATGGGCGACGCGATCGACGAATGCAAGGCCCTGGCCGAGCGCCTGGGCGCCCCCGTGGTCAACAGCTACCTGCACAACGACTCCTTCCCCGCCAGCCACCCGCTGTGGTGCGGTCCGCTCGGTTACCAGGGTTCGAAGGCGGCCATGAAACTGATCGCCCAGGCCGACGTCGTCGTGGCCTTGGGTTCGCGCCTGGGCCCGTTCGGCACCTTGCCGCAGCACGGCATGGATTACTGGCCGAAGAATGCGAAGATCATCCAGATCGACGCGGACAACAAGATGCTGGGCCTGGTGAAAAAGATTTCCGTGGGCATCTGCGGCGACGCCAAGGCGGCCGCGAAAGCCATCCTGGCGCGCCTGGATGGCAAGTCCCTCGACTGCGACGCCACGCGCGACGAGCGCTATGCCACCGTGCAAGCCGAGAAGGCCGCGTGGGAAGAGGAATTGACGAACTGGACGCACGAAAAAGATGCGTACAGCCTGGACATGATCGAAGAGCAAAAGAAAGAGCCGGGCAATTACCTGCACCCGCGCCAGGTCTTGCGCGAGCTGGAAAAAGCCATGCCGGAAGACGTGATGGTGTCGACCGACATCGGCAACATCAACTCGGTGGCGAACAGCTATCTGCGCTTTGAAAAGCCGCGCAGCTTCTTTGCGGCGATGAGCTTTGGCAACTGCGGTTACGCGTTCCCGACCATCATCGGCGCCAAGGTGGCCGCACCGCACCGTCCGGCCGTGTCGTATGCGGGCGACGGCGCCTGGGGCATGAGCCTGATGGAAACGATGACTTGCGTGCGCCACAACATCCCGGTGACGGCCGTGGTGTTCCACAACCGCCAGTGGGGCGCGGAAAAGAAAAACCAGGTCGATTTCTACAACCGCCGTTTTGTCGCCGGTGAGCTCGACAACCAGAGTTTCGCCGAGATCGCGCGCGCCATGGGCGCCGAAGGCATCACGGTCGACAAGCTGGAAGACGTGGGTCCGGCCTTGAAGAAGGCCATCGACATGCAGATGAATGAAGGCAAGACGACCATCATTGAAATCATGTGCACGCGCGAGCTGGGCGACCCGTTCCGCCGCGATGCGCTGAGCAAACCGGTGCGGCATCTGGACAAGTATAAAGACTACGTTTGA
- a CDS encoding nuclear transport factor 2 family protein — protein sequence MNHPVPHTDAVTIDFLQAFGDAWNRHDIDALMAAMADDCEFHAVAGPDLLGKSFVGRDAVRAGFELAWQTFPDAAWLNPEHFVSGQRGVTESTFAGTKADGTRIEARMVDIFTFRDGKIAVKNAFRKDRPPVATGNKA from the coding sequence ATGAACCACCCTGTACCGCACACCGACGCCGTCACCATCGACTTTTTGCAAGCGTTCGGCGATGCCTGGAACCGCCACGATATCGACGCCCTGATGGCCGCCATGGCCGACGATTGCGAATTCCATGCCGTGGCCGGCCCTGATCTGCTGGGCAAGAGTTTTGTCGGCCGCGACGCCGTGCGCGCCGGCTTCGAACTGGCCTGGCAAACCTTCCCTGACGCCGCCTGGCTCAATCCAGAACACTTTGTCAGCGGCCAGCGCGGCGTGACGGAGTCGACGTTTGCCGGCACCAAGGCGGACGGCACGCGCATCGAAGCGCGCATGGTCGACATCTTCACTTTCCGCGACGGCAAGATCGCAGTAAAAAATGCCTTCCGCAAGGATCGCCCACCGGTCGCTACCGGCAACAAAGCCTGA
- a CDS encoding NAD(P)/FAD-dependent oxidoreductase translates to MNKPVDTPSDVLGTSTAARTSYDPAYDPLVAQRPGHGNAYAPTYWIGTAGEPPADDGPITHDIDVDVAIIGSGFTGLSCAIFLAQEHGIKATVLEANRVSWGCSTRNGGQAQCTTGRLKRSQWIARYGMDTALKLHAEVCDAMQTFKKITADIDCEPQPGGHLYIAHKAKAMPALEKEAKVMREIFKYDARILDADTVKREFVDDKEAAGALHEPEGIGIHAGKLAFGYLRKARALGAKVHPSSPVMGWETRNGVHYLQTPGGVVRARSVAVATGGYTSPHLHPQVKNRLLPILSNSLVTRPLTPAEIEACNFRTHQVITDTRILRHYYRLMPDNRVQIGSRSAITGADAPDDKYKQFLINDLHRKFPALTGIAIDYSWWGWVDVSHDMMPRIVQPDPKQSIFYSLGYGGNGVMYSAQAGRRMAERIAGKASDTGLPIFNSKLPYPNMMELVESQAFAPFRRLGQRFLYRWYHLKDEVF, encoded by the coding sequence ATGAACAAACCTGTCGACACCCCATCTGACGTATTGGGCACCAGCACCGCCGCCCGCACGTCCTACGATCCCGCCTACGATCCGCTGGTGGCCCAGCGCCCCGGCCACGGCAATGCCTACGCGCCCACCTACTGGATCGGCACGGCCGGCGAGCCACCCGCCGACGACGGCCCCATCACGCATGATATCGATGTCGACGTGGCCATCATCGGCTCCGGCTTCACGGGCTTGTCCTGCGCCATCTTTTTGGCCCAGGAACACGGCATCAAGGCCACCGTGCTGGAAGCGAACCGGGTCAGCTGGGGCTGCAGCACGCGCAACGGCGGCCAGGCGCAATGCACGACGGGCCGCCTGAAACGTTCGCAGTGGATCGCCCGCTACGGCATGGACACGGCCCTGAAACTGCACGCGGAAGTGTGCGACGCGATGCAAACGTTCAAGAAGATCACGGCCGACATCGATTGCGAGCCGCAGCCGGGCGGCCACCTGTACATCGCCCACAAGGCGAAAGCCATGCCCGCGCTGGAAAAAGAAGCCAAGGTCATGCGCGAAATCTTCAAGTACGACGCGCGCATCCTCGACGCCGATACCGTCAAGCGCGAATTCGTCGACGACAAGGAAGCGGCCGGCGCCCTGCACGAGCCGGAAGGCATCGGCATTCACGCGGGCAAGCTGGCGTTCGGCTACCTGCGCAAGGCCCGTGCGCTGGGCGCCAAGGTGCATCCATCGAGCCCCGTGATGGGATGGGAAACGCGCAACGGCGTGCATTATCTGCAAACGCCGGGCGGTGTGGTGCGTGCCCGTTCCGTGGCCGTGGCCACGGGCGGCTACACTTCGCCGCACCTGCATCCGCAAGTGAAGAACCGCCTGCTGCCGATTCTGTCGAATTCGCTCGTCACGCGCCCATTGACGCCGGCGGAAATCGAGGCGTGCAACTTCCGCACCCACCAGGTGATCACGGATACACGCATCTTGCGCCACTACTACCGATTGATGCCGGACAACCGCGTGCAGATCGGCAGCCGCAGCGCCATCACGGGCGCCGACGCGCCGGACGACAAGTACAAGCAATTTTTGATCAACGATCTGCACCGCAAGTTCCCCGCGCTGACGGGCATCGCCATCGATTATTCGTGGTGGGGCTGGGTCGACGTCAGCCACGACATGATGCCGCGCATCGTGCAACCGGACCCGAAGCAATCGATCTTCTATTCGCTCGGTTACGGCGGCAACGGCGTCATGTACTCGGCGCAAGCGGGCCGGCGCATGGCCGAGCGCATCGCGGGCAAGGCCAGCGACACGGGCTTGCCGATCTTCAATTCGAAACTGCCGTACCCGAACATGATGGAACTGGTCGAGTCGCAAGCGTTCGCCCCGTTCCGCCGCCTGGGCCAGCGCTTCCTGTACCGCTGGTATCACCTGAAAGATGAAGTTTTCTAA
- the tauA gene encoding taurine ABC transporter substrate-binding protein, translating to MNTNTSKTGFSTMRRAVLGTLVLGVALASSGTAFAQGKEVTIAYQEINGPFLVAIASGEVEKTTGYKINWRKFDSGAKVATGMASGDVQIGVIGSSPLTAAVSRGVDLQLFWIIDDINEAEAMVARNGAGITKPTDLRGKKIAVPFVSTTHFHTMFALETWGIKPTEVKLLNMQPNQIAAAWERGDIDAAFVWDPALSKLKQNGKVLVTSGELSKKGKATFDGMAVERAWGEANADFMAKFVKVMAAADADYRANPKAWTIDSPQVKANVKHSGAAAKDVAASVALYAYPSLQEQASPTWLGGGAKGGVAQALLATAQFLKAEGKIDALAPDYAKYVTPRYAQAAGLLK from the coding sequence ATGAACACTAATACGAGCAAAACAGGTTTTTCAACGATGCGCCGCGCCGTCCTCGGCACCCTGGTACTGGGCGTCGCCCTGGCCTCGAGCGGCACGGCCTTTGCGCAAGGCAAGGAAGTGACGATTGCCTACCAGGAAATCAACGGTCCCTTCCTGGTGGCGATCGCCAGCGGCGAAGTGGAAAAAACCACCGGCTATAAAATCAACTGGCGCAAGTTCGACTCGGGCGCCAAGGTAGCCACCGGCATGGCGTCCGGCGACGTGCAGATCGGCGTCATCGGTTCGAGTCCCTTGACGGCGGCCGTCAGCCGCGGCGTCGACCTGCAGCTGTTCTGGATCATCGACGACATCAACGAAGCCGAAGCGATGGTGGCCCGCAATGGCGCCGGCATCACCAAGCCGACGGACTTGCGCGGCAAGAAGATCGCCGTGCCATTCGTGTCCACCACGCACTTCCACACCATGTTCGCGCTGGAAACGTGGGGCATCAAGCCCACGGAAGTGAAATTGCTCAACATGCAGCCGAACCAGATCGCCGCCGCCTGGGAACGCGGCGACATCGACGCCGCCTTCGTGTGGGACCCGGCCTTGAGCAAGCTCAAGCAAAACGGCAAGGTGCTCGTCACGTCCGGCGAACTGAGCAAGAAGGGCAAGGCCACGTTTGACGGCATGGCCGTCGAGCGCGCCTGGGGCGAAGCGAACGCCGATTTCATGGCCAAGTTCGTCAAGGTGATGGCGGCCGCCGACGCCGACTACCGCGCCAATCCGAAGGCGTGGACCATCGATTCCCCGCAAGTGAAAGCCAACGTCAAGCATTCTGGCGCCGCCGCCAAGGACGTGGCCGCTTCCGTGGCCCTGTACGCCTACCCATCGTTGCAGGAGCAGGCGTCGCCCACCTGGCTCGGTGGTGGCGCCAAGGGCGGCGTGGCGCAAGCCTTGCTCGCCACGGCGCAATTTCTGAAAGCGGAAGGCAAGATCGACGCCCTGGCTCCCGATTACGCCAAATATGTGACACCCAGGTATGCACAGGCCGCCGGCCTGCTGAAGTAA
- a CDS encoding taurine ABC transporter ATP-binding protein, translated as MENLYVKDVSVIYPGKTAGERVHALNNINLTINSGDFVVALGASGCGKTTLLSLMAGFIAPSKGEIMLGSNKVEGPGADRGVVFQKHALLPWLNVMENVEFGLKLQGVAKAVRREQAAKNLALVGLKDFHDNMIYQLSGGMQQRVGIARALTCNPAMLLMDEPMAALDALTRETIQELLLDIWAKSSTMFFFITHSVDEALFLANRLIVMSPRPGRITHTYELDFNKRFLECRDARAVKSSPDFIKMRETVLNIIYGDERAVNKELEVSHA; from the coding sequence ATGGAAAATCTCTACGTCAAGGATGTCAGCGTGATTTATCCGGGCAAGACGGCCGGTGAACGCGTACATGCCTTAAATAATATCAATCTCACCATCAATAGCGGCGACTTCGTCGTCGCGCTGGGCGCCTCGGGCTGCGGCAAGACTACCTTGCTGAGCCTGATGGCGGGCTTTATCGCCCCGTCCAAGGGCGAAATCATGTTGGGCAGCAATAAAGTGGAAGGGCCGGGCGCCGACCGTGGCGTCGTGTTCCAGAAACATGCCTTGCTGCCATGGTTGAACGTGATGGAAAACGTGGAATTCGGCCTCAAGCTGCAAGGCGTGGCTAAAGCCGTGCGGCGCGAACAGGCGGCCAAGAACCTGGCGCTGGTCGGCTTGAAGGACTTTCACGACAATATGATTTATCAATTGTCGGGCGGCATGCAGCAGCGCGTCGGCATCGCCCGCGCGCTGACCTGCAATCCCGCCATGCTGCTGATGGATGAACCGATGGCGGCGCTCGACGCGCTGACGCGTGAAACCATCCAGGAATTGCTGCTCGATATATGGGCCAAATCGAGCACCATGTTCTTCTTCATTACCCACAGCGTCGACGAGGCGCTGTTCCTGGCGAACCGGCTGATCGTCATGTCGCCCCGTCCGGGCCGCATTACGCACACGTATGAACTCGATTTCAACAAGCGCTTCCTCGAATGCCGCGATGCGCGCGCCGTGAAATCGAGCCCGGACTTCATCAAGATGCGCGAAACGGTGCTCAACATCATTTATGGCGACGAGCGCGCCGTCAATAAAGAGCTGGAGGTGTCTCATGCATAG
- a CDS encoding ABC transporter permease subunit — protein MPGEAFGAPGQGNSSRIATVTVIAVLLLWFGVTASGMVKPLFLPSPQAVYEKFIMAATTGFGGATLWEHTVASLVRVFGAFGLACLFAIPVGVMMGVNRVARGIFDPLIEFYRPLPPLAYLPLVIIWFGIGEFSKVYLIFLAIFAPMAIAARAGVSSVSLEQIHAAYSMGATRFQVIVHVILRAAIPEILTGMRIGIGVGWTTLVAGEMVAATRGLGYMVLSASEFLASDVVIMGIIVIGFFAFLFDLMMRYLERTLVPWKGKV, from the coding sequence ATGCCGGGCGAAGCGTTCGGCGCGCCGGGGCAGGGCAATTCCAGCCGCATCGCCACCGTCACCGTCATCGCTGTATTGCTGTTGTGGTTCGGCGTGACGGCCAGCGGCATGGTCAAGCCGCTGTTCCTGCCGTCGCCGCAAGCCGTGTATGAAAAATTCATCATGGCGGCGACCACCGGTTTCGGCGGCGCCACCTTGTGGGAACACACCGTTGCCAGTCTGGTGCGTGTGTTCGGCGCCTTTGGCCTGGCCTGCCTGTTCGCCATTCCCGTCGGCGTGATGATGGGCGTGAACCGCGTGGCGCGTGGCATCTTCGATCCCTTGATCGAGTTCTACCGTCCTCTGCCGCCGCTCGCTTATTTGCCACTGGTTATCATCTGGTTCGGCATCGGCGAGTTTTCGAAGGTCTACCTGATCTTCCTGGCCATCTTCGCGCCGATGGCCATCGCGGCCCGCGCCGGCGTCAGCTCCGTGTCGCTGGAGCAAATCCACGCGGCGTACTCGATGGGCGCCACCCGTTTCCAGGTCATCGTGCACGTGATCCTGCGTGCCGCGATTCCGGAAATCCTCACCGGCATGCGTATCGGCATCGGTGTGGGCTGGACCACCCTGGTGGCTGGCGAAATGGTGGCGGCCACGCGCGGCCTGGGCTACATGGTGCTCAGCGCTTCCGAGTTCCTGGCCAGCGACGTGGTGATCATGGGCATCATCGTGATCGGCTTCTTCGCTTTCCTGTTTGATTTGATGATGCGTTACCTCGAACGTACCCTCGTGCCATGGAAGGGCAAGGTGTAA
- a CDS encoding amino acid permease, with product MISESHNSTGLQHSLKQRHMSMIAIGGVIGAGLFVGSGVIAKAAGPAAILSFLLTGGLVVLIMRMLGELASSLPVVGSFYEYARLAFDDKPKVSKFLGFMSGWMYWYFWVVVVALEAIAGAKLVNFWLPDVPSWAISLVLLVSMTVLNLFSVKAFGEFEFWFASIKVVAIVVFLFVGALFITGSLPNSIPTLGFLTSHGGFMPHGWGPVLSGAVAATAFYSGAEIVTIAAAETSDPAKAIARATNSVVMRVLMFYVGSMFVVVCIVPWDSPAIATPFVSALTVMNIPYAAHIMNAIILTAVLSALNSSLYASSRMIFALTRRGDAPTGLVKLSKNGVPIRAILFSTLFAYFAIAVSYVSADLVFPFIVNSYGILILFVYLLIAISQLRLRRRLERECPERIKVRMWLFPYLTYFTIIAMLVILGAMSVSSDTEQRVSFWFGLLSVVIMSVMYYIKKLVNDDRNGDNETKVELKHV from the coding sequence ATGATTAGCGAATCGCATAACAGTACCGGCTTGCAGCACTCGCTCAAGCAACGCCACATGAGCATGATCGCCATCGGCGGCGTGATCGGCGCCGGCCTCTTTGTCGGCAGCGGCGTCATCGCCAAGGCCGCCGGCCCGGCCGCCATCCTGTCCTTTCTGCTCACGGGCGGCCTCGTCGTCCTGATCATGCGCATGCTGGGCGAGCTGGCCTCGTCCCTGCCCGTGGTCGGCTCCTTTTACGAGTATGCGCGCCTCGCTTTCGACGACAAGCCGAAAGTGTCGAAATTCCTCGGCTTCATGAGCGGCTGGATGTACTGGTATTTCTGGGTCGTCGTCGTGGCCCTGGAAGCCATCGCCGGCGCCAAGCTCGTCAACTTCTGGCTGCCTGACGTGCCCTCATGGGCTATCAGCCTGGTGCTGCTCGTGTCGATGACCGTGCTCAATCTGTTCTCCGTCAAGGCCTTCGGCGAATTCGAATTCTGGTTCGCCTCGATCAAGGTGGTCGCCATCGTCGTCTTCCTGTTCGTCGGCGCCCTGTTCATCACGGGCAGCTTGCCCAACAGCATCCCGACCCTGGGTTTCTTGACCAGCCATGGCGGCTTCATGCCCCACGGCTGGGGACCTGTGCTCAGCGGCGCCGTCGCCGCCACGGCCTTTTATTCGGGCGCCGAGATCGTCACCATCGCCGCGGCAGAAACGTCGGACCCGGCCAAGGCCATCGCCCGCGCCACCAATTCCGTCGTCATGCGCGTGCTGATGTTCTATGTCGGGTCCATGTTCGTCGTCGTCTGCATCGTGCCCTGGGATTCGCCGGCCATCGCCACGCCTTTCGTCAGCGCCCTGACCGTCATGAACATCCCGTACGCGGCCCACATCATGAACGCCATCATTTTGACGGCCGTGCTGTCGGCCCTGAATTCCAGCCTGTACGCCTCGTCGCGCATGATCTTCGCGCTGACGCGCCGCGGCGACGCCCCCACGGGCCTGGTCAAGCTGAGCAAGAATGGCGTGCCGATCCGCGCCATCCTGTTCAGCACCTTGTTCGCCTATTTCGCCATTGCCGTCTCGTATGTGTCGGCCGACCTGGTATTCCCGTTCATCGTCAATTCCTACGGCATCCTGATCCTGTTCGTCTACCTGCTCATTGCGATATCTCAATTGCGTTTGCGCCGCCGCCTCGAGCGCGAATGCCCGGAACGCATCAAGGTGCGCATGTGGCTGTTCCCCTACCTGACCTATTTCACCATCATCGCCATGCTGGTGATCCTCGGCGCCATGAGCGTGTCGTCCGATACGGAACAGCGCGTGTCGTTCTGGTTCGGCCTGCTGAGCGTGGTCATCATGAGCGTCATGTACTACATCAAGAAACTCGTCAACGACGACCGCAACGGCGACAACGAAACCAAAGTGGAGCTCAAACATGTCTGA
- the sorA gene encoding SorA family sulfite dehydrogenase catalytic subunit, with translation MSDTTLLPANRRRFLRTTAALGAAAVAGPTLAASVTLPFENGERELVAFPQKRPLILLTSRPPQLETPFSVFSEGAITPNDAFFVRYHWSGLPTSIDGDSYRLRIGGLVKTPLELSLAELKQLAEPVDVVAVTQCSGNSRGFFTPRANGGQLGNGAMGNARWTGIPLKTVLEKAGIAANAVQVAFNGLETPPVGDGPDFQKALSVEHIMAGDVMLAWAMNGEDIPFLNGYPLRLIVPGYYGTYWVKHLSDITVLDKPFDGFWMSTGYRIPDNGSGFIEPGTPVGKTTPISRLNVRSFITSVHDGAQVKAGRDLALRGIAFDGGQGISEVTVSVDGGQTWQEARLGKDLGRFSFREWTMVMKAPRKGKHVLMVRAVNRVGQSQPMKALWNPMGYMRNVVETTRIDAV, from the coding sequence ATGTCTGACACCACCTTGCTGCCCGCAAACCGGCGCCGCTTCCTGCGCACGACGGCCGCCCTGGGCGCCGCCGCCGTGGCGGGGCCGACCTTGGCCGCCTCCGTCACTTTGCCGTTTGAAAACGGCGAGCGTGAACTGGTGGCCTTCCCGCAGAAACGGCCGCTGATCCTGCTGACCAGCCGTCCGCCCCAGCTGGAAACGCCGTTCAGCGTCTTCAGCGAGGGGGCGATCACGCCCAATGACGCGTTTTTCGTGCGCTACCACTGGAGCGGCTTGCCAACCAGCATAGATGGCGACAGCTACCGGCTGCGCATCGGCGGTCTGGTGAAGACGCCTCTGGAGCTGTCGCTGGCGGAATTGAAACAGCTGGCCGAACCCGTCGACGTGGTGGCCGTGACGCAATGTTCCGGCAATAGCCGCGGTTTCTTTACGCCGCGCGCCAACGGCGGGCAGCTGGGCAATGGCGCCATGGGCAATGCCCGCTGGACGGGTATCCCCCTGAAAACCGTGCTGGAAAAGGCCGGCATCGCGGCCAATGCCGTGCAAGTGGCCTTCAATGGCCTGGAAACGCCGCCCGTGGGCGACGGTCCCGACTTTCAAAAAGCCTTGTCCGTCGAGCACATCATGGCCGGCGACGTCATGCTGGCCTGGGCCATGAATGGCGAGGACATTCCTTTCCTGAACGGCTATCCGCTGCGCCTGATCGTGCCAGGCTACTATGGCACTTACTGGGTCAAGCACCTGAGCGACATCACGGTGCTCGACAAGCCGTTCGACGGCTTCTGGATGAGCACGGGCTACCGCATTCCCGACAATGGTTCCGGCTTCATCGAGCCGGGCACGCCCGTGGGCAAGACGACGCCGATCAGCCGCCTCAACGTGCGCTCCTTCATTACCAGCGTGCACGATGGCGCGCAGGTGAAAGCGGGGCGCGACCTGGCCCTGCGCGGCATCGCTTTTGATGGCGGCCAGGGCATCAGCGAAGTGACCGTGTCGGTGGACGGCGGGCAGACGTGGCAGGAAGCCAGGCTGGGCAAGGACCTGGGACGCTTCTCGTTCCGCGAGTGGACGATGGTCATGAAGGCGCCGCGCAAGGGCAAGCACGTGCTGATGGTGCGCGCCGTCAACCGCGTCGGCCAGAGCCAGCCCATGAAAGCCCTGTGGAATCCCATGGGTTATATGCGCAATGTGGTGGAAACCACGCGCATCGACGCAGTGTAA
- the sorB gene encoding SorB family sulfite dehydrogenase c-type cytochrome subunit, with amino-acid sequence MQIRTLAATVALALAGSAGALEIQLPPETATYKPSELPGYQLVQRNCMTCHAAQYASSQPPASPRAYWEATVKKMKKPFGAQFDDADVPAMVDYLVKTYGAERGAAVPAAVAKPVAAAVTAASGKDVKTLLAANGCMACHALDQKVVGPGFAEVAARYKGKDGVVAVAANIRSGGSGKWGPVPMPPFSQLSETDATALAKYVLNR; translated from the coding sequence ATGCAGATAAGAACACTTGCCGCCACCGTGGCCCTGGCGCTTGCCGGCAGCGCTGGCGCGCTGGAAATCCAGCTGCCGCCGGAAACGGCGACCTACAAACCCAGCGAATTGCCCGGCTACCAGCTGGTGCAGCGCAACTGCATGACGTGCCACGCGGCCCAGTATGCATCGAGCCAGCCGCCCGCTTCGCCGCGCGCCTACTGGGAAGCGACCGTCAAGAAGATGAAAAAGCCGTTCGGCGCCCAGTTTGACGATGCGGACGTGCCGGCCATGGTCGATTACCTGGTGAAAACCTATGGCGCGGAGCGGGGCGCTGCCGTACCCGCCGCCGTCGCCAAGCCCGTGGCCGCCGCGGTTACGGCCGCCAGCGGGAAGGATGTGAAAACCTTGCTGGCGGCGAACGGCTGCATGGCTTGCCACGCCCTCGACCAGAAGGTGGTCGGTCCCGGCTTTGCGGAAGTGGCGGCCAGGTACAAGGGCAAGGATGGAGTCGTCGCCGTGGCGGCCAACATCCGCAGCGGTGGTTCCGGCAAATGGGGCCCCGTGCCCATGCCGCCCTTCAGCCAGCTGAGCGAGACGGACGCGACGGCCCTCGCGAAGTACGTGCTGAACCGATAA